Within the Mustela lutreola isolate mMusLut2 chromosome 2, mMusLut2.pri, whole genome shotgun sequence genome, the region GAgaacatggagctgggagtcaaGGAGACCCCAGAAAGCAACAGCAAGGACGCGGAGGCCTGTGACCAGCTCTCAGCCGGGCCACATAGGAGCCACCTCCATCCTGGGTCCAATGGGAGAGAGCGCTGCACCCCGCCTCTGGGCAGTGCCGGTGTGGGCGGCAGCCAGAGCTCGGGTGGGGGGCCTGCATCTGATGGCCCTATCCCTGTGCTGCTACAGATCCAGCCTGTGCAGGTGAAGCAGGAGTCAGGCACGGAGCCCGCCTCCCCTGGGCAGGCCCCGGAAAGTGTCAAGGTGGCCCAGCTTCTGGTCAATATCCAGGGTCAGACCTTCGCACTTGTGCCCCAGGTGGTGCCCTCCTCCAATGTGAACCTGTCATCCAAGTTCGTGCGAATTGCCCCTGTGCCCATTGCTGCCAAGCCCATTGGGTCGGGACCCCTGGGCCCTGGCCCCACTGGCCTACTCGTGGGCCAGAAGTTCCCCAAAAATCCGGCAGCAGAACTCATCAAAATGCACAAATGTACTTTCCCCGGCTGCAGCAAGATGTACACCAAAAGCAGCCACCTCAAGGCCCACTTGCGCCGGCACACAGGCGAGAAGCCCTTTGCCTGCACCTGGCCGGGCTGCGGCTGGAGGTCAGTATGACAGGTGAAAAGGTGGGCGCTGAGCATGGCCGATGAATCTCTGTTCCCCTGGGTGTGCGGTCAAGGCCTGGTTCACCGTTAGATAAGGCTGAttaggaaagggagaggggggcaggcagggagtggggcagAGCTGGCATGGCTGCCCAGAGGTTTCCTCATCCCTAGTGATCACCTgagcctaaaaaaaaaatggtctccaGTTTCATAATGACCAGGTAAGGTTTGCTGCGGCTCATGCCCAGGGCTAGGAGCTGGGCCATGACAGAAGGGCCCTCTCCTTAGTAACGAGGGCAGCTAAAAATGATGGAGTTAAGGGCTCTGTATCCGAGGGGGCTGTGGCCATGTGTGCACTGCTCCCTCTGGGCCTCACAGCACCCCTAGGGAAAGTACTACCCTCGCTGCCATCTTTCAGCTGAGCAAACAGGCTCAGACCGgctaggtaacttgcccaaggccacaccaCTTTGTCAATGGGATTGGATCCAGAGGGTCCTGTATCAGAGGAGTCACAACCTGGAAATGCTTCTGTTCCAACCAGAGGGACCAGCTTCACTTGCAGATGTTCTTGGACTCATGGGCTGGGCTTGGTGCTTGCTCCCCTGCGGGTACTTGAAGGTGTATTTGGGAATCTTCAAAGGACAACCAGGCAGGAGGTGCTGAGTGAAGGTGGAAGAGTCCTTGTAGACTCCATTCTGTGTGGTACAGCAGTGGAAACCAGCTCTCAAAGGGTAAGGGGTCTTGCTCAGGGCTATGCAGGCAGCGGGCCCCTGGGTGGGCTTGGGTACCTTGTCCTGAAAAGCAGGTAGCCGGAAGCTCCAATGCCCAGGGGTACCATGAAGACTGGCTGTCCCAAGTCTTTAGCACACTGACCCCATAGGAATGTGGACCCCCAGGAGGGCGGCCTGTGCACTGACATTCGTGCactgctgctgtggctgctgctttGTGGATGTGTGTGCTCATCTGTCTGTCATCTGTCTGTGGATCTTGCAGCAGGCGGGCAGCTATGCGTGTGCATATGTGTACACGTCTTGCTTTCTTAGTGTGTTTCTTGGTGTGTTGCATAACTCCCCATGTTTGTGTACCCTGTCCGCATGTGTGCGTCTGTGTGGGTGTGACCGATGGGGAGCCATTGGCAGCTTCTGTTTTCTTGACCCAACTCATCTGAGAGCGCTGGAGAGTTGGCCCCAGGAGGGAGGTGCTGGCCCTAGAGTCCTGGCTGGCTTTGGTGTGGTGGGATCAGTGACTGGAAGATCCGATGTGATGCTGCTGCCTCTTTCCGTGGAGTGCTGGGCTGGCCAGGGAAGAGACTTCTCCCAAACAGCATCTGGGGTTATGGAGGTCTTTCCTGATGAAGGGTGTCACCCAGCCACTGACCCCACAAAAGCACCCATCAGACAGGCCCACATGGCTTCTGCAAGAGTGGGCACAGGGTTGACACCAGGGTGGCAGTAATGGTGTCCcatccctccctgggcctcctggCACAGTCTGCCAAGTGGGCCCTGGGGAGATAGGTGCACCTGTGGGGCCACTTGTGAGGCTTGACACACAGGTGGGTATGTAGTGTTGCTGGTCGGagcttggggttggggggagaagcCGAGACACTGGGGCAGTAGAGGCAGGCGCTCAACTGTAGAAGGGAAGGGCATTGTGACACTCTGGATAGGGAGTAGCTGGCGGTAACAGTGGGGAGCCTCAGCCTAGGTCAGCCTCCAATTCACCATGTGCCTCCGGGGAGGTCCCCACggccaagcctcagttttcctcatctgtgaagtggaggGCCTGCTCCCTACCAGGGTCAGGTGCAGAAACACTCAGCACTGCCCCCTTCTCATTGGTGGTCCTGTTACTCAGAAAGGGTGAAGTCTGAGAAGGGTGCTATTTTGGAGGTAACCCAGACTCCCAGGGACTCCTCTTGGATGCATATTTtcttggtggggggcagggatgtggaggggtTGGGCATCTGGCTGGCCAGAGCACTGGTCCGACTCATGATGGGCTTACCTTCCTGGGCACTGTCCCCTGGCCACTGCTGACTCTTGGCAAGTGGCCCCTCCAGTCAGGTAGCGCCATGAGGCAAAAGGGTGTGGTCCTTGGTGAAGGTTGCCTGCTTGTCCCATTCCCCTAGGAGGAGGGGACCTGCCACCTTCTGGGCTGTCCCAGAGAGCAGATGGAATCCTCAGCCCAGAGTGCATCTCAGGAAGGCAGGTCTCAGCTCCAACACAGTATCCTCTGGAGATGGTAAGTTCCCCATGGTAGGAGGTGTGCAAGCAAGTGGGAGTGGGATTTGTGGAGGGGATTCAGCTTTGCCACTGTATGGGCCTTGGCACTGGTCTCCTTGCCCAGGACCTTCTTGCAGGGGTAGGCTGGTGTATGCCTGGCATAGCAAGGTCCCTTGAAGCTGACTGTGGAGCCATTCCTGGCTGCATCCACTCCTGGGCCTTCAGAGGCCTCCCCAGCTTCTCCCCAGCTTCCCCTGGAATAGGGTCAGGCCTTTGTGGAGTTAGAGGTgactgaggcacagggaactAAAGGTGCCTGCCTTTTGGGAGAGCTATTTCTCTGAGAATGCAAGAGTCTCTGGTTGGCCTTCAGGAATCCTGAGCCCCTTTAGATGCACACAAGATGCACATGTCCCTTGTATATGGAGGGAGCCCTCGCAGTATTTGGGCAGGAAGACAGACTGGCTTTGGGGCAGCTTGGTCTGGATGGGACAGCAGTGGTAGTGATGATGACAGTTATGCGCCCTATTTTCTGACCATTTACTCTATGCTGGGCACTGCTTCAAGTTCTCAGAGCAGGAATACCTTCCACAAATCTCCACCCTTGCTTGTATACTTCCTGCCACAAGGAACTCATTACCTTATGAGGCTATTCTGGCCTTTTCATGTGCTTTGGTAAACTTAGATTCCTATCCAAACTTCTCATTCTGGCACAATCTGCTTACCAACCTCCCTTCCACAATGCAGGCTCCCACTCAGGCCCCTGCCCTCTGTGTACCCTCTGTGCATCCTCTGTGCATCCTCTCTGTGCCCTCTATCCCCAGCACTTTCCTCCTGATGGCAGTGGTAGTTGGTCTTGCAATGGTCCCTGCTTTATCTGCACATGTCACATTAGATAAGCTCGTTACGCCCTTACAACAGCTCTGTGATGTGGAGGCACCAGTCTGTATTTCCCAGGGAGCCCATGGGGATGGAGCTCGTGGGCATGGCTCTGGCTGTGCCCTCAGGTGGGTGCCTCGGTCCCAC harbors:
- the KLF15 gene encoding Krueppel-like factor 15 isoform X2 — translated: MVDHLLPVDETFSSPKCPVGYLGDRLARGRAYHRLPSPLSEDDSDASSLCSCASPDSQAVCSCYSGGPGAEGQDSILDFLLSQATLGSGGSGGIGASGGSMAWGAWRRATAPVKGEHFCFPEFPVSDPDDVPRPFQPTLEEIEEFLEENMELGVKETPESNSKDAEACDQLSAGPHRSHLHPGSNGRERCTPPLGSAGVGGSQSSGGGPASDGPIPVLLQIQPVQVKQESGTEPASPGQAPESVKVAQLLVNIQGQTFALVPQVVPSSNVNLSSKFVRIAPVPIAAKPIGSGPLGPGPTGLLVGQKFPKNPAAELIKMHKCTFPGCSKMYTKSSHLKAHLRRHTGEKPFACTWPGCGWRGTSFTCRCSWTHGLGLVLAPLRVLEGVFGNLQRTTRQEVLSEGGRVLVDSILCGTAVETSSQRILPLR
- the KLF15 gene encoding Krueppel-like factor 15 isoform X3 encodes the protein MVDHLLPVDETFSSPKCPVGYLGDRLARGRAYHRLPSPLSEDDSDASSLCSCASPDSQAVCSCYSGGPGAEGQDSILDFLLSQATLGSGGSGGIGASGGSMAWGAWRRATAPVKGEHFCFPEFPVSDPDDVPRPFQPTLEEIEEFLEENMELGVKETPESNSKDAEACDQLSAGPHRSHLHPGSNGRERCTPPLGSAGVGGSQSSGGGPASDGPIPVLLQIQPVQVKQESGTEPASPGQAPESVKVAQLLVNIQGQTFALVPQVVPSSNVNLSSKFVRIAPVPIAAKPIGSGPLGPGPTGLLVGQKFPKNPAAELIKMHKCTFPGCSKMYTKSSHLKAHLRRHTGEKPFACTWPGCGWRFSRSDELSRHRRSHSGVKPYQCPVCEKKFARSDHLSKHIKVHRFPRSSRSVRAVN
- the KLF15 gene encoding Krueppel-like factor 15 isoform X1, coding for MVDHLLPVDETFSSPKCPVGYLGDRLARGRAYHRLPSPLSEDDSDASSLCSCASPDSQAVCSCYSGGPGAEGQDSILDFLLSQATLGSGGSGGIGASGGSMAWGAWRRATAPVKGEHFCFPEFPVSDPDDVPRPFQPTLEEIEEFLEENMELGVKETPESNSKDAEACDQLSAGPHRSHLHPGSNGRERCTPPLGSAGVGGSQSSGGGPASDGPIPVLLQIQPVQVKQESGTEPASPGQAPESVKVAQLLVNIQGQTFALVPQVVPSSNVNLSSKFVRIAPVPIAAKPIGSGPLGPGPTGLLVGQKFPKNPAAELIKMHKCTFPGCSKMYTKSSHLKAHLRRHTGEKPFACTWPGCGWRGTSFTCRCSWTHGLGLVLAPLRVLEGVFGNLQRTTRQEVLSEGGRVLVDSILCGTAVETSSQREEGTCHLLGCPREQMESSAQSASQEGRSQLQHSILWR
- the KLF15 gene encoding Krueppel-like factor 15 isoform X4 encodes the protein MVDHLLPVDETFSSPKCPVGYLGDRLARGRAYHRLPSPLSEDDSDASSLCSCASPDSQAVCSCYSGGPGAEGQDSILDFLLSQATLGSGGSGGIGASGGSMAWGAWRRATAPVKGEHFCFPEFPVSDPDDVPRPFQPTLEEIEEFLEENMELGVKETPESNSKDAEACDQLSAGPHRSHLHPGSNGRERCTPPLGSAGVGGSQSSGGGPASDGPIPVLLQIQPVQVKQESGTEPASPGQAPESVKVAQLLVNIQGQTFALVPQVVPSSNVNLSSKFVRIAPVPIAAKPIGSGPLGPGPTGLLVGQKFPKNPAAELIKMHKCTFPGCSKMYTKSSHLKAHLRRHTGEKPFACTWPGCGWRRRGPATFWAVPESRWNPQPRVHLRKAGLSSNTVSSGDDSPAPMSCRGTGARTRA